CTCGGCGGCCCCTTCTTCGTCATCACCCGCCTCGACGGCGCGGCGGTTCCGCTCGGCTCGGACCTGCCCGAGCGATTTCAGAACCCCGAAGCGCGCGGTCGCGTGGCCGATCTGCTGGTCGATACGCTGGCCGAGATTCACTCCGTGGACGTCGACCCGTTCGAGGGCGTCTGCGACCGCGTCACCCCGCGCGAACAGGTCGTTCGCGCGACGGAGCGACTCGACGAGACGACGGGCGTGACGGGCCGGGAACTCCCGACGCTCCGCTCGGTGGGGGACTGGCTCCTAGAAAACGCCCCGTCCGACCCGGAAATCACCCTGGTTCACGGGGACTTCCGGCCGGGCAACGTGCTGTTCGCAGGGGCCGACCGCCCCGAGATAACCGGCGTACTCGACTGGGAGACGGCGATGCTCGGAGACCCGCTGACCGAACTCGGCTACCTCCTGCTCCGGTGGCGCGACGACGGCGACCTGACGCCGTCGCTGGCCGAACTCCGGGCGCGGTACGATAACGAGGACGCGATACGGGACCTGGAGGAGAGGAACGAAGAGGGACTCGCCCCGTTCACGGCGAGAGCCGGTAGCCCCAGAAGACGCGAACTGGTCGCTCGGTACGAGCGGCGAACTGGTCGCTCGTTCTCGAACGAGCGGTTCTACCGGGCGCAAGCGGCGTTCCTCCTCGCGACGGTCTGGGAGGACCTCCACCGCCACCGACTGGAAGCGGGCGCGGCGTCCGACTGGGAGCCGTACGTCGACTACGCGTCGATGCTCGCCCACAGCATCGTAAAGGGGGACCTCCGACTGTAGCGGGAGCGCCGACCCCGGTCACTCCGCGAACGCCAGGTCGACCGCCTCCGCTTCGAAGTCCTCGACGAACGCGCCCTCGCCGCCGACGAGGTACCGGCCGGCGCCCGTCTCGACGACGAGCGCCGCTTCGACCGGAAACGAGTTGTTCGCGGGTTCGACCAGTCCCTGCCGGACTGCCACGACCCGACCCTCGATTTCGTCGGGGCCGTCGTCGTCCTCGTCGACCGGACGCCCCCGGACGGTAGCGACGACGTCGGCGCCCGCCCGGAGGTGGAGGGTCGCCTGCAGGACCGCCTGCCGGAAGTCGTCGTACGTCTCGGGCAGGTCGTGGGGGTCGGCGACGTACACTTCCTGGGCCATCGGCCAGTAGTTACCGAAAAAGGAGCCGATCATGACCGGGGCGAGCTGGCGCTGGGTGAACGCGATGGCGCGCTCGCCGCTGTTCGACCGTGCGATCATCGCGGGCGGGGCGACGATGCTCCGGGTCCGGTCGGCGGTTATCATCGTCGGCATCGACTCCCGCCAGGCGCGGGCGACGGTGGCGACCCCGTCGAGACCGAGGTCGGCGGCGGGGTCGGCGCCGGTGACGACCAGCAGAACGAGGACGCCGCGGTCGACCGCGTCGCGCAGTTCGTCGGCCACCTCCGAGAGGCGGTCGTACGGCAGCGACAGCGCCACCTCCTGTTCGGCCTCGCGGATGAGCGCGGTCACGCGCTTGAGCACCGTCACGCGGGCTTTGATGACCTCGAACTCGTCGGACTGGGGCGCGACCCGGGAGTAGCGGGCTTCGAGCGCGGGCCGCATCTGCTCGGCGTGGTCGGTGAGCGAAGCGACGACCTGCTCGGGCGGGACGGCCCTGATGGTCGCGGGCACCGCGTGGTCGTTGACCGAGACGAACCCCCGTTCCTCCAGTTCCTCGCTGACGCTGTAGACGTACCGCTTGGAGACGCCGGCGTCGTCGGCGACGACGCTTGCCTTCGCTTCGCCGTGGTCGAGTACCGTCAGATAGATGTCTATCTCCTTGTCCGAGAAGCCGAACTCCCGCAGCAGTCGAGAGAGCATCGGGTCGTCCATCGTTCACAGATGGCCCGGGACGGCACTTAAGGACCGTGTATCGCGCAACTCGCGAGTCCGATAGGATTCGCGCGGCGGGGTCGACCGGTCGCGCATCGCGCTCACACCTCGCCTTCGAGGACGACCGCGTCGGCGACCTCGACGACGGTTTCGTCGGACCCGCCCGCGCCCGCCCCGGCGGCGACCGACTCGCCGGTCAGCAGGTCGGTCGTCCCGACGGGTTCGCCGACCGCCACGTCTCGGGGTTCCGCGCCGAAGTTGAGGACGACCACGAGTCGGGAGTCGCCGTCGTCGCGGGCGTAGGCGACCGTTCGGTCGTCGCCAGAGCTATCCGGACACGCCCACTCGACGCGCTCGACGTCGCCCGTCCGCAGGACCGACCGGCGACGCCGCAGGCGCGAGAGCCGCCGGTGAAACGCGGTGAGCGCGTCGTCGCCGTCGTGCCACTTCATCTCGCCGCGCTGTTCGGAGACGCCCCGCTCCTGGCCG
This genomic window from Halorussus vallis contains:
- a CDS encoding phosphotransferase family protein gives rise to the protein MTATGTDVDAAALESYLSAELGAAVNGTEVLHDGLNLVVAVSTVADGDAYVLRRPKKLRDASYMNGIEREYRVLERLAETEVPTPEPVAFCTDESVLGGPFFVITRLDGAAVPLGSDLPERFQNPEARGRVADLLVDTLAEIHSVDVDPFEGVCDRVTPREQVVRATERLDETTGVTGRELPTLRSVGDWLLENAPSDPEITLVHGDFRPGNVLFAGADRPEITGVLDWETAMLGDPLTELGYLLLRWRDDGDLTPSLAELRARYDNEDAIRDLEERNEEGLAPFTARAGSPRRRELVARYERRTGRSFSNERFYRAQAAFLLATVWEDLHRHRLEAGAASDWEPYVDYASMLAHSIVKGDLRL
- a CDS encoding TrmB family transcriptional regulator; protein product: MDDPMLSRLLREFGFSDKEIDIYLTVLDHGEAKASVVADDAGVSKRYVYSVSEELEERGFVSVNDHAVPATIRAVPPEQVVASLTDHAEQMRPALEARYSRVAPQSDEFEVIKARVTVLKRVTALIREAEQEVALSLPYDRLSEVADELRDAVDRGVLVLLVVTGADPAADLGLDGVATVARAWRESMPTMITADRTRSIVAPPAMIARSNSGERAIAFTQRQLAPVMIGSFFGNYWPMAQEVYVADPHDLPETYDDFRQAVLQATLHLRAGADVVATVRGRPVDEDDDGPDEIEGRVVAVRQGLVEPANNSFPVEAALVVETGAGRYLVGGEGAFVEDFEAEAVDLAFAE